The following are encoded in a window of Heterodontus francisci isolate sHetFra1 chromosome 2, sHetFra1.hap1, whole genome shotgun sequence genomic DNA:
- the jcada gene encoding junctional cadherin 5-associated protein isoform X3 has translation MIEQLNSGPPLPCSSRPKSGKDVTYWRRRGQDFSVLLDYTNRGDTGYKGNNVTKTQNIPKAEQREKSSRGVQPENMQHKSEVIRMNEQKSWMAEGQSVMVKGMCEDEWRTPVDRKCQSLGTEEWKASLGRQLSDGDGNKLRHAIVPHMVGDEILKREGMQYIKKGKSQSLPRVIPESNGKEFQTGQHYVDMSGFDRNRLENQCLKDHLVLQNSGSYCSPKTSTKWTENFRQSAQCTQLPKAKLSRPLKPPSYELYQQIRRSSEMIPSLHVHGETDGQVTYCAKDGEAKADHICYPQALASSSLDPPVYVPPPSYKAPPQQKVGQKCFDKVPTSNNACQPYQSTETLIDQAHWCLENQESNHAHQKHMSDDNGSKQHLLQAMNVNDDIGKDVPHTRESYSSSQNGYTDDKKAFVKYIPFNDPRLRHITIVQSDKQYSETDNKYEQWKAKDRVIDGNKTFGTSDSCSAFSVPAGSYYSTQAGLRPIADTTTTNRWLVASKPESENSSMSDHCCKPYVDNQCDSSLKYNSRVLSTTNHPVGFPHSNANSNAELHVNQGTVETITRVKKWEPDSQCLEVQEKKHPKRRMTETIFCLVSVPVKTCEAESNEDVFINDVRNGNIERVMNDSTGNLTEQSFLSMSSSDLELQALTGNMMSENGLKRPEPWNEGNNRRAVGYNFNQHRELRASGSWPGDQYRDQETQTSFIKGSRTARSFTGAIKKVATGNQIQSQNYSEPESNVSVKGDKRSAEGTAISDQKCKLSNYSINGQTSLYPSTNSAFSRTAPTQYQVNHINSHQIQHNGTSKSQREKVREVNAEDQVDGSRVCPQTSSNNGKETVGFGQFLLKPVNRRPWDAISELESFNKEIQEQEDRNIQVLQTENEDGELTAIQSINSDKDFSNSQMITYQKPELCVTEKPLAKLTKPKEKKNSVSNKSCSDYTNITPDVEILAKISADNNKLSNQSSNLFHKPNNKRTTYTKSSTILNVFTTKNTQLTKLNNEKNVEDTNNKKQCININGVRTPMYQLSQTKAESTNDRDTSIRVMAPGRKTVSIQETECDDSIRKMFSQLDNDQGYSETDLSSLSCHKSTKPNIDNLNDLFEQKTAEGLSKNESFEERAARILGIDVAVEALISPRKEMLHEWTGENETKSPAEVELGYTCDHFVRERKYTSEEPWGHVKEKPLDFNKLSEWKHNSLYGTGTWIPNGNTVHENKLAKHDVESNKELGKRAIINEFFHGPFKEFYNWTDKNCFLSTERKNISVLGAERKGRNTSEMIEALQGKLASSPNRTALDRLARMKEVDSVSRIRRLSIKSADSGDELDEEQCSTEQGVKEAAYTSARREDTCTTSKRIISLDKDLESFVSSIENKETADAYDPSKVETV, from the exons atgattgaaca GTTAAACAGTGGTCCTCCATTACCTTGTTCATCTAGGCCCAAATCTGGTAAGGATGTCACCTACTGGAGACGAAGAGGACAAGACTTCAGTGTTTTACTGGATTACACAAACCGAGGAGACACAGGCTACAAAGGAAATAATGTGACAAAAACTCAAAACATTCCAAAAGCTGAACAAAGAGAAAAAAGTTCACGAGGTGTACAGCCAGAGAACATGCAGCATAAATCAGAAGTAATTAGAATGAATGAGCAAAAGAGTTGGATGGCAGAAGGTCAGAGTGTGATGGTGAAAGGGATGTGTGAAGACGAGTGGAGAACTCCAGTGGATCGTAAATGCCAAAGCTTGGGTACTGAGGAATGGAAAGCCTCTTTAGGAAGACAACTATCTGATGGTGATGGGAACAAATTGAGACATGCCATAGTGCCCCACATGGTTGGTGATGAAATATTAAAAAGAGAAGGAATGCAATATATAAAAAAGGGGAAGTCTCAATCATTGCCCAGAGTTATACCAGAAAGTAATGGTAAGGAATTTCAGACAGGTCAACATTATGTAGATATGTCTGGGTTTGACAGAAATAGATTGGAAAATCAATGTTTGAAAGATCATCTTGTGTTGCAGAATAGTGGCTCTTATTGTAGTCCTAAAACAAGTACAAAATGGACAGAAAACTTCAGGCAAAGTGCTCAGTGTACTCAGTTGCCAAAAGCTAAGTTGAGTAGACCACTGAAACCTCCCTCCTATGAACTGTATCAGCAAATTAGGAGAAGTTCAGAAATGATACCTAGTCTTCATGTACATGGAGAGACTGATGGGCAAGTGACTTATTGTGCCAAGGACGGTGAAGCAAAGGCTGACCATATTTGCTACCCACAAGCTCTTGCTAGTAGCAGCTTGGATCCTCCTGTCTATGTGCCTCCCCCATCTTACAAAGCACCACCTCAACAGAAAGTTGGTCAGAAATGTTTTGATAAAGTGCCTACTTCCAACAATGCATGTCAACCTTACCAATCAACAGAGACTCTTATCGATCAGGCTCATTGGTGTTTAGAAAATCAGGAGAGCAATCATGCTCATCAAAAACACATGTCTGATGATAACGGCTCAAAGCAACATCTGCTGCAAGCTATGAATGTAAATGATGATATAGGTAAAGATGTCCCTCACACGAGAGAAAGCTATAGTTCATCACAAAATGGATACACAGATGACAAAAAGGCTTTTGTCAAGTACATACCTTTTAATGATCCTCGACTTCGACATATTACAATAGTCCAATCTGACAAGCAATACAGTGAAACAGATAATAAGTATGAACAATGGAAAGCAAAGGACCGTGTTATAGATGGAAACAAGACATTTGGAACATCGGACAGTTGCAGTGCCTTTTCTGTTCCAGCAGGGTCATATTACTCCACTCAGGCAGGCCTGAGGCCTATAGCTGATACTACAACTACCAACCGATGGTTGGTGGCATCCAAACCAGAGAGCGAGAATAGTAGTATGTCTGACCATTGTTGTAAACCATATGTCGACAACCAATGTGACTCATCATTAAAGTATAATTCAAGGGTTCTTTCAACCACAAACCATCCAGTTGGCTTTCCACATTCAAATGCCAATTCTAATGCAGAACTGCATGTAAATCAAGGCACCGTTGAAACTATAACCCGAGTAAAAAAGTGGGAACCAGATTCCCAGTGTCTTGAGGTGCAAGAAAAGAAACACCCAAAAAGAAGAATGACAGAAACAATATTTTGTCTAGTTTCTGTGCCAGTCAAAACATGTGAAGCAGAGTCAAATGAAGATGTATTTATTAATGACGTGAGAAATGGAAACATTGAAAGGGTTATGAATGATAGCACTGGAAACTTAACAGAGCAAAGTTTTTTAAGCATGTCTTCCTCTGACTTGGAGTTACAAGCATTAACAGGAAATATGATGTCAGAAAATGGGTTGAAGAGACCAGAGCCCTGGAATGAAGGTAACAATAGACGTGCAGTTGGCTATAATTTTAACCAACACAGAGAATTAAGAGCCTCTGGTTCTTGGCCAGGTGACCAGTATAGAGATCAAGAAACGCAAACGAGTTTCATTAAAGGTTCCCGTACTGCTCGGTCATTCACTGGTGCCATAAAAAAGGTTGCAACAGGCAACCAGATACAAAGTCAGAACTACTCAGAACCTGAATCCAATGTATCAGTGAAAGGGGACAAAAGAAGTGCAGAAGGTACAGCCATTAGTGACCAGAAATGCAAACTCAGTAACTATTCAATAAATGGTCAAACAAGCTTGTATCCATCTACCAACAGTGCTTTCTCGAGGACAGCTCCTACACAGTATCAGGTCAATCACATTAACTCTCACCAAATTCAGCACAATGGGACTTCAAAAAGCCAGCGTGAAAAAGTCAGAGAAGTAAATGCGGAAGATCAGGTGGATGGGAGCAGAGTGTGTCCACAGACTTCATCAAACAATGGCAAAGAGACTGTCGGTTTTGGTCAGTTCCTCTTGAAGCCGGTAAACCGTCGTCCTTGGGATGCAATCAGTGAATTAGAAAGTTTCAACAAAGAGATTCAGGAACAAGAGGATCGTAACATTCAGGTATTGCAGACGGAAAATGAAGATGGTGAGCTTACTGCAATCCAGTCGATAAACTCAGACAAAGATTTTTCAAACAGTCAGATGATAACCTACCAGAAACCTGAGCTGTGTGTGACTGAGAAACCATTAGCCAAACTGACCAAGCCCAAAGAAAAAAAGAACAGTGTCAGTAATAAAAGTTGCTCAGATTATACAAATATTACCCCTGATGTAGAGATACTTGCAAAAATATCTGCTGACAATAACAAACTCAGCAACCAGTCAAGCAATCTATTCCATAAACCAAATAACAAAAGAACAACATATACCAAAAGCAGCACAATTCTAAATGTATTCACAACTAAAAATACGCAACTCACTAAATTAAACAATGAAAAGAACGTGGAAGACACCAATAACAAAAAACAGTGCATAAACATCAATGGAGTTAGAACACCGATGTATCAGTTAAGTCAAACAAAGGCAGAAAGCACAAATGATCGAGACACATCAATCAGAGTTATGGCACCAGGTAGAAAAACTGTGTCAATTCAAGAAACTGAATGTGATGACAGTATTAGAAAAATGTTCTCTCAACTTGACAACGATCAGGGTTATTCAGAAACTGACCTGAGCTCTCTAAGCTGTCATAAAAGCACAAAACCAAACATTGACAACCTGAATGACCTCTTTGAGCAGAAAACTGCAGAAGGACTTTCCAAAAACGAATCATTCGAAGAAAGAGCTGCCAGGATTTTAGGAATAGATGTAGCAGTAGAAGCCTTGATTTCTCCAAGGAAGGAGATGCTCCATGAGTGGACAGGAGAAAATGAGACAAAATCTCCTGCTGAAGTGGAGCTGGGCTATACCTGTGATCACTTTGTAAGAGAGAGGAAATACACTTCAGAAGAACCATGGGGACATGTAAAAGAGAAACCTTTGGACTTCAACAAACTATCAGAATGGAAACACAACTCACTCTATGGGACAGGCACTTGGATTCCAAATGGAAATACAGTGCACGAGAACAAATTAGCAAAACATGATGTTGAAAGTAACAAAGAATTGGGGAAAAGGGCCATCATAAATGAATTCTTTCATGGACCTTTCAAGGAGTTTTATAATTGGACTGACAAAAATTGCTTTCTGAGCACAGAAAGAAAAAACATCTCTGTCCTAGGTGCAGAAAGGAAAGGTCGAAACACTTCAGAGATGATTGAAGCCTTGCAAGGTAAACTTGCATCATCTCCAAACCGAACAGCTTTGGACCGCTTGGCCAGAATGAAAGAAGTAGATTCAGTTTCCCGTATTAGACGTCTCAGTATTAAAAGTGCTGATTCTGGTGATGAACTTGATGAGGAACAATGTAGCACAGAACAAGGAGTAAAGGAAGCAGCTTACACATCGGCCAGAAGGGAAGATACCTGCACAACAAGCAAGAGAATCATATCACTGGACAAGGATTTGGAATCTTTTGTGTCTTCAATAGAGAACAAAGAGACTGCAG ATGCTTACGATCCCAGCAAAGTTGAGACTGTGTGA
- the jcada gene encoding junctional cadherin 5-associated protein isoform X1 yields the protein MFSVEDLLISHGYQPPKKSSKDKPPSSDENIYTSCHCEVRENKSGHGTVNGYETDTGAYSTSRQARVEGYFSDSEGRERSARRQTDVSCSADVQNLPTFAVKEAGLNSGPPLPCSSRPKSGKDVTYWRRRGQDFSVLLDYTNRGDTGYKGNNVTKTQNIPKAEQREKSSRGVQPENMQHKSEVIRMNEQKSWMAEGQSVMVKGMCEDEWRTPVDRKCQSLGTEEWKASLGRQLSDGDGNKLRHAIVPHMVGDEILKREGMQYIKKGKSQSLPRVIPESNGKEFQTGQHYVDMSGFDRNRLENQCLKDHLVLQNSGSYCSPKTSTKWTENFRQSAQCTQLPKAKLSRPLKPPSYELYQQIRRSSEMIPSLHVHGETDGQVTYCAKDGEAKADHICYPQALASSSLDPPVYVPPPSYKAPPQQKVGQKCFDKVPTSNNACQPYQSTETLIDQAHWCLENQESNHAHQKHMSDDNGSKQHLLQAMNVNDDIGKDVPHTRESYSSSQNGYTDDKKAFVKYIPFNDPRLRHITIVQSDKQYSETDNKYEQWKAKDRVIDGNKTFGTSDSCSAFSVPAGSYYSTQAGLRPIADTTTTNRWLVASKPESENSSMSDHCCKPYVDNQCDSSLKYNSRVLSTTNHPVGFPHSNANSNAELHVNQGTVETITRVKKWEPDSQCLEVQEKKHPKRRMTETIFCLVSVPVKTCEAESNEDVFINDVRNGNIERVMNDSTGNLTEQSFLSMSSSDLELQALTGNMMSENGLKRPEPWNEGNNRRAVGYNFNQHRELRASGSWPGDQYRDQETQTSFIKGSRTARSFTGAIKKVATGNQIQSQNYSEPESNVSVKGDKRSAEGTAISDQKCKLSNYSINGQTSLYPSTNSAFSRTAPTQYQVNHINSHQIQHNGTSKSQREKVREVNAEDQVDGSRVCPQTSSNNGKETVGFGQFLLKPVNRRPWDAISELESFNKEIQEQEDRNIQVLQTENEDGELTAIQSINSDKDFSNSQMITYQKPELCVTEKPLAKLTKPKEKKNSVSNKSCSDYTNITPDVEILAKISADNNKLSNQSSNLFHKPNNKRTTYTKSSTILNVFTTKNTQLTKLNNEKNVEDTNNKKQCININGVRTPMYQLSQTKAESTNDRDTSIRVMAPGRKTVSIQETECDDSIRKMFSQLDNDQGYSETDLSSLSCHKSTKPNIDNLNDLFEQKTAEGLSKNESFEERAARILGIDVAVEALISPRKEMLHEWTGENETKSPAEVELGYTCDHFVRERKYTSEEPWGHVKEKPLDFNKLSEWKHNSLYGTGTWIPNGNTVHENKLAKHDVESNKELGKRAIINEFFHGPFKEFYNWTDKNCFLSTERKNISVLGAERKGRNTSEMIEALQGKLASSPNRTALDRLARMKEVDSVSRIRRLSIKSADSGDELDEEQCSTEQGVKEAAYTSARREDTCTTSKRIISLDKDLESFVSSIENKETADAYDPSKVETV from the exons GTTAAACAGTGGTCCTCCATTACCTTGTTCATCTAGGCCCAAATCTGGTAAGGATGTCACCTACTGGAGACGAAGAGGACAAGACTTCAGTGTTTTACTGGATTACACAAACCGAGGAGACACAGGCTACAAAGGAAATAATGTGACAAAAACTCAAAACATTCCAAAAGCTGAACAAAGAGAAAAAAGTTCACGAGGTGTACAGCCAGAGAACATGCAGCATAAATCAGAAGTAATTAGAATGAATGAGCAAAAGAGTTGGATGGCAGAAGGTCAGAGTGTGATGGTGAAAGGGATGTGTGAAGACGAGTGGAGAACTCCAGTGGATCGTAAATGCCAAAGCTTGGGTACTGAGGAATGGAAAGCCTCTTTAGGAAGACAACTATCTGATGGTGATGGGAACAAATTGAGACATGCCATAGTGCCCCACATGGTTGGTGATGAAATATTAAAAAGAGAAGGAATGCAATATATAAAAAAGGGGAAGTCTCAATCATTGCCCAGAGTTATACCAGAAAGTAATGGTAAGGAATTTCAGACAGGTCAACATTATGTAGATATGTCTGGGTTTGACAGAAATAGATTGGAAAATCAATGTTTGAAAGATCATCTTGTGTTGCAGAATAGTGGCTCTTATTGTAGTCCTAAAACAAGTACAAAATGGACAGAAAACTTCAGGCAAAGTGCTCAGTGTACTCAGTTGCCAAAAGCTAAGTTGAGTAGACCACTGAAACCTCCCTCCTATGAACTGTATCAGCAAATTAGGAGAAGTTCAGAAATGATACCTAGTCTTCATGTACATGGAGAGACTGATGGGCAAGTGACTTATTGTGCCAAGGACGGTGAAGCAAAGGCTGACCATATTTGCTACCCACAAGCTCTTGCTAGTAGCAGCTTGGATCCTCCTGTCTATGTGCCTCCCCCATCTTACAAAGCACCACCTCAACAGAAAGTTGGTCAGAAATGTTTTGATAAAGTGCCTACTTCCAACAATGCATGTCAACCTTACCAATCAACAGAGACTCTTATCGATCAGGCTCATTGGTGTTTAGAAAATCAGGAGAGCAATCATGCTCATCAAAAACACATGTCTGATGATAACGGCTCAAAGCAACATCTGCTGCAAGCTATGAATGTAAATGATGATATAGGTAAAGATGTCCCTCACACGAGAGAAAGCTATAGTTCATCACAAAATGGATACACAGATGACAAAAAGGCTTTTGTCAAGTACATACCTTTTAATGATCCTCGACTTCGACATATTACAATAGTCCAATCTGACAAGCAATACAGTGAAACAGATAATAAGTATGAACAATGGAAAGCAAAGGACCGTGTTATAGATGGAAACAAGACATTTGGAACATCGGACAGTTGCAGTGCCTTTTCTGTTCCAGCAGGGTCATATTACTCCACTCAGGCAGGCCTGAGGCCTATAGCTGATACTACAACTACCAACCGATGGTTGGTGGCATCCAAACCAGAGAGCGAGAATAGTAGTATGTCTGACCATTGTTGTAAACCATATGTCGACAACCAATGTGACTCATCATTAAAGTATAATTCAAGGGTTCTTTCAACCACAAACCATCCAGTTGGCTTTCCACATTCAAATGCCAATTCTAATGCAGAACTGCATGTAAATCAAGGCACCGTTGAAACTATAACCCGAGTAAAAAAGTGGGAACCAGATTCCCAGTGTCTTGAGGTGCAAGAAAAGAAACACCCAAAAAGAAGAATGACAGAAACAATATTTTGTCTAGTTTCTGTGCCAGTCAAAACATGTGAAGCAGAGTCAAATGAAGATGTATTTATTAATGACGTGAGAAATGGAAACATTGAAAGGGTTATGAATGATAGCACTGGAAACTTAACAGAGCAAAGTTTTTTAAGCATGTCTTCCTCTGACTTGGAGTTACAAGCATTAACAGGAAATATGATGTCAGAAAATGGGTTGAAGAGACCAGAGCCCTGGAATGAAGGTAACAATAGACGTGCAGTTGGCTATAATTTTAACCAACACAGAGAATTAAGAGCCTCTGGTTCTTGGCCAGGTGACCAGTATAGAGATCAAGAAACGCAAACGAGTTTCATTAAAGGTTCCCGTACTGCTCGGTCATTCACTGGTGCCATAAAAAAGGTTGCAACAGGCAACCAGATACAAAGTCAGAACTACTCAGAACCTGAATCCAATGTATCAGTGAAAGGGGACAAAAGAAGTGCAGAAGGTACAGCCATTAGTGACCAGAAATGCAAACTCAGTAACTATTCAATAAATGGTCAAACAAGCTTGTATCCATCTACCAACAGTGCTTTCTCGAGGACAGCTCCTACACAGTATCAGGTCAATCACATTAACTCTCACCAAATTCAGCACAATGGGACTTCAAAAAGCCAGCGTGAAAAAGTCAGAGAAGTAAATGCGGAAGATCAGGTGGATGGGAGCAGAGTGTGTCCACAGACTTCATCAAACAATGGCAAAGAGACTGTCGGTTTTGGTCAGTTCCTCTTGAAGCCGGTAAACCGTCGTCCTTGGGATGCAATCAGTGAATTAGAAAGTTTCAACAAAGAGATTCAGGAACAAGAGGATCGTAACATTCAGGTATTGCAGACGGAAAATGAAGATGGTGAGCTTACTGCAATCCAGTCGATAAACTCAGACAAAGATTTTTCAAACAGTCAGATGATAACCTACCAGAAACCTGAGCTGTGTGTGACTGAGAAACCATTAGCCAAACTGACCAAGCCCAAAGAAAAAAAGAACAGTGTCAGTAATAAAAGTTGCTCAGATTATACAAATATTACCCCTGATGTAGAGATACTTGCAAAAATATCTGCTGACAATAACAAACTCAGCAACCAGTCAAGCAATCTATTCCATAAACCAAATAACAAAAGAACAACATATACCAAAAGCAGCACAATTCTAAATGTATTCACAACTAAAAATACGCAACTCACTAAATTAAACAATGAAAAGAACGTGGAAGACACCAATAACAAAAAACAGTGCATAAACATCAATGGAGTTAGAACACCGATGTATCAGTTAAGTCAAACAAAGGCAGAAAGCACAAATGATCGAGACACATCAATCAGAGTTATGGCACCAGGTAGAAAAACTGTGTCAATTCAAGAAACTGAATGTGATGACAGTATTAGAAAAATGTTCTCTCAACTTGACAACGATCAGGGTTATTCAGAAACTGACCTGAGCTCTCTAAGCTGTCATAAAAGCACAAAACCAAACATTGACAACCTGAATGACCTCTTTGAGCAGAAAACTGCAGAAGGACTTTCCAAAAACGAATCATTCGAAGAAAGAGCTGCCAGGATTTTAGGAATAGATGTAGCAGTAGAAGCCTTGATTTCTCCAAGGAAGGAGATGCTCCATGAGTGGACAGGAGAAAATGAGACAAAATCTCCTGCTGAAGTGGAGCTGGGCTATACCTGTGATCACTTTGTAAGAGAGAGGAAATACACTTCAGAAGAACCATGGGGACATGTAAAAGAGAAACCTTTGGACTTCAACAAACTATCAGAATGGAAACACAACTCACTCTATGGGACAGGCACTTGGATTCCAAATGGAAATACAGTGCACGAGAACAAATTAGCAAAACATGATGTTGAAAGTAACAAAGAATTGGGGAAAAGGGCCATCATAAATGAATTCTTTCATGGACCTTTCAAGGAGTTTTATAATTGGACTGACAAAAATTGCTTTCTGAGCACAGAAAGAAAAAACATCTCTGTCCTAGGTGCAGAAAGGAAAGGTCGAAACACTTCAGAGATGATTGAAGCCTTGCAAGGTAAACTTGCATCATCTCCAAACCGAACAGCTTTGGACCGCTTGGCCAGAATGAAAGAAGTAGATTCAGTTTCCCGTATTAGACGTCTCAGTATTAAAAGTGCTGATTCTGGTGATGAACTTGATGAGGAACAATGTAGCACAGAACAAGGAGTAAAGGAAGCAGCTTACACATCGGCCAGAAGGGAAGATACCTGCACAACAAGCAAGAGAATCATATCACTGGACAAGGATTTGGAATCTTTTGTGTCTTCAATAGAGAACAAAGAGACTGCAG ATGCTTACGATCCCAGCAAAGTTGAGACTGTGTGA